A single Dunckerocampus dactyliophorus isolate RoL2022-P2 chromosome 2, RoL_Ddac_1.1, whole genome shotgun sequence DNA region contains:
- the LOC129176991 gene encoding alanine aminotransferase 2-like → MSVLQEISINVRNMRETEMTALERRAHLIKEMLRQGVKKPYKYVIDVAWGDPHEAGMKPLTFVRQVLAACFYPQLMDSDKLPVDVKCRARKLLHWCEGGCVGSYTNTPGITEVIHSIAHFITQRDGGVPADPDNIWIHAGSQWSLTNMLRVLVNSESSPRSGVLMPVPCYSTAHLSVEGLGGVVVPYFLDEEHGWELQIEELHRALESAQGVCKPVALYIINPGNPTGHIQSRGSIQEVIRFAWEKKLFLLADEVYQSCVHGEKTPFVSYKKVLSNMGPPLSDMLELASFHSTSKGFLGECGLRGGFVELVNMDPAAIKHIHMLFHTDASPPVAGQIALELMADPPKPGEPSYPLYTDEIRHIQSTMLHNVKKVEKVLNQLPGFSCQPVEGGAFAFPRLHLPPKAIQKAKEAEMKPDTFYCVRLLEDVGVFVSPGCEFGQKEGTYHIRLCIMTTVDTMEELLRRLSGFHLQFMKDFS, encoded by the exons ATGTCTGTCCTGCAGGAGATCAGCATCAATGTGAGAAACATGAGGGAAACTGAGATGACGGCCCTGGAGAGACGAGCGCATCTCATCAAAGAGATGCTCAGGCAG GGAGTGAAGAAGCcctataaatatgtgatagaTGTCGCTTGGGGTGACCCACACGAGGCAGGAATGAAGCCTCTCACCTTTGTCAGACAG GTTCTCGCTGCTTGTTTTTACCCTCAACTCATGGACAGCGACAAACTACCAGTGGATGTCAAATGCCGAGCACGGAAGCTGCTGCACTGGTGTGAGGGTGGCTGTGTAG gCTCGTATACAAACACACCAGGTATAACCGAAGTAATCCACAGCATCGCTCACTTCATAACCCAAAGAGATGGTGGCGTTCCAGCTGATCCCGATAACATATGGATCCATGCTGGCTCCCAGTGGTCACTAACG AACATGCTCAGGGTGTTGGTAAACAGCGAAAGTTCACCGAGGAGCGGCGTGCTGATGCCAGTGCCATGTTACAGTACGGCACACTTGTCCGTGGAGGGTCTTGGGGGAGTCGTGGTCCCTTACTTCCTGGATGAGGAGCACGGATGGGAGCTGCAGATAGAGGAGCTGCATCGAGCGTTGGAGTCCGCCCAGGGGGTCTGCAAGCCTGTCGCTTTGTATATCATTAACCCGGGAAATCCCACAG GTCACATCCAGAGCAGGGGATCCATTCAAGAGGTCATCAGATTTGCCTGGGAGAAGAAGCTTTTCCTTCTTGCAGATGAG GTCTATCAAAGCTGTGTCCATGGAGAAAAGACTCCGTTTGTCTCCTACAAGAAGGTTTTATCCAACATGGGGCCTCCTCTTTCCGACATGCTGGAGCTGGCCTCCTTCCACTCGACTTCCAAAGGCTTCCTGGGAGA GTGTGGTCTTCGTGGAGGATTTGTAGAGCTTGTAAACATGGACCCTGCTGCCATTAAACACATCCACATGCTGTTCCATACAGACGCCTCTCCTCCAGTAGCGGGTCAGATTGCTCTGGAGCTGATGGCGGACCCGCCCAAGCCGGGAGAGCCCTCCTACCCTCTTTACACTGAC GAGATCAGACACATACAAAGCACAATGCTTCATAATGTGAAGAAAGTGGAGAAGGTTCTAAACCAGTTGCCAGGTTTCAGCTGCCAGCCTGTGGAAGGAGGAGCGTTTGCTTTCCCGAGACTGCATCTACCACCAAAAGCCATCCAGAAAGCCAAG GAAGCGGAGATGAAGCCTGACACATTCTACTGTGTGAGACTGCTGGAGGACGTGGGCGTGTTTGTTAGTCCTGGCTGTGAGTTCGGACAAAAGGAAGGCACCTATCACATCAG actTTGCATCATGACCACTGTTGACACCATGGAGGAACTTCTGCGACGTCTGAGCGGCTTTCACTTACAGTTCATGAAGGACTTTTCCTAA